One Narcine bancroftii isolate sNarBan1 chromosome 3, sNarBan1.hap1, whole genome shotgun sequence DNA window includes the following coding sequences:
- the mettl14 gene encoding N6-adenosine-methyltransferase non-catalytic subunit isoform X4, whose protein sequence is MQYNEEIYKDSSTFLKGTQSLNPHNDYCQHFVDTGHRPQNFIRDVGLADRFEEYPKLRELIRLKDDLISQTNTPPMYLQADLETFDIRELKCKFDVILVEPPLEEYYRETGVTAMEKCWTWDDIMKLEIEEIAALRSFVFLWCGSGDGLDLGRVCLRKWGFRRCEDICWIKTNKDNPGKTKTLDPKAVFQRTKEHCLMGIKGTVRRSMDGDFIHANVDIDLIITEEPEIGNLEKPVEIFHIIEHFCLGRRRLHIFGRDSTIRPGWLTVGPSLTNSNFNAETYSSYFSGTNVHLTGCTEEIERLRPKTPPPKSKSDRGGGASRGGGRGGPSAGRGERGRERNRGNFRGERGGFRGRGGAAHRGGFAR, encoded by the exons GGCACACAAAGCTTGAATCCGCACAATGATTACTGCCAACATTTTGTGGACACTGGTCATCGCCCTCAGAACTTTATTCGTGACGTAG GCCTCGCAGACAGATTTGAAGAGTATCCTAAACTTCGTGAGCTGATCCGGCTGAAGGACGACTTGATTTCACAAACTAACACTCCCCCCAT GTATTTACAGGCTGATCTGGAAACATTTGATATTCGAGAACTCAAGTGCAAATTTGATGTTATTTTGGTGGAACCACCCTTGGAAGAATATTACAGAGAAACTGGGGTAACAGCCATGGAAAAATGCTGGACATGGGATGAT ATCATGAAGCTGGAAATTGAAGAAATTGCTGCTCTAAGATCATTTGTATTTTTGTGGTGTGGCTCTGGGGATGGTCTCGACCTTGGCAGAGTG TGCTTGCGCAAGTGGGGGTTCAGACGTTGTGAAGATATTTGCTGGATCAAAACTAATAAAGATAACCCTGGGAAAACCAAAACCCTGGACCCAAAAGCAGTCTTCCAGAGAACAAAG GAGCACTGCCTAATGGGTATCAAAGGGACAGTGCGCAGAAGTATGGATGGTGACTTTATCCATGCAAATGTAGACATTGATCTGATCATTACAGAAGAGCCAGAGATTGGGAACCTTGAAAAGCCTGTGGAAATATTTCACATCATTGAGCATTTCTGTTTGGGGCGAAGAAGATTGCACATTTTTGGAAGGGATAGTACAATAAGGCCAG GATGGCTAACTGTGGGTCCTAGTCTTACAAACAGTAACTTCAATGCTGAAACGTACAGCTCATACTTCTCTGGAACAAATGTCCATCTGACTGGCTGTACAGAAGAGATTGAGAGACTTCGTCCCAAAACACCACCACCAAAATCTAAGTCAGATCGAGGAGGTGGAGCCTCCAGAGGTGGAGGAAGAGGTGGCCCTTCAGCAGGACGTGGAGAGCGAGGAAGGGAAAGAAACAGAGGAAATTtcaggggagagagaggtggattCAGGGGTCGTGGAGGTGCTGCCCATCGTGGAGGATTTGCTCGGTGA
- the mettl14 gene encoding N6-adenosine-methyltransferase non-catalytic subunit isoform X3 — MKLDEVVEEEETEMQYNEEIYKDSSTFLKGTQSLNPHNDYCQHFVDTGHRPQNFIRDVGLADRFEEYPKLRELIRLKDDLISQTNTPPMYLQADLETFDIRELKCKFDVILVEPPLEEYYRETGVTAMEKCWTWDDIMKLEIEEIAALRSFVFLWCGSGDGLDLGRVCLRKWGFRRCEDICWIKTNKDNPGKTKTLDPKAVFQRTKEHCLMGIKGTVRRSMDGDFIHANVDIDLIITEEPEIGNLEKPVEIFHIIEHFCLGRRRLHIFGRDSTIRPGWLTVGPSLTNSNFNAETYSSYFSGTNVHLTGCTEEIERLRPKTPPPKSKSDRGGGASRGGGRGGPSAGRGERGRERNRGNFRGERGGFRGRGGAAHRGGFAR; from the exons GGCACACAAAGCTTGAATCCGCACAATGATTACTGCCAACATTTTGTGGACACTGGTCATCGCCCTCAGAACTTTATTCGTGACGTAG GCCTCGCAGACAGATTTGAAGAGTATCCTAAACTTCGTGAGCTGATCCGGCTGAAGGACGACTTGATTTCACAAACTAACACTCCCCCCAT GTATTTACAGGCTGATCTGGAAACATTTGATATTCGAGAACTCAAGTGCAAATTTGATGTTATTTTGGTGGAACCACCCTTGGAAGAATATTACAGAGAAACTGGGGTAACAGCCATGGAAAAATGCTGGACATGGGATGAT ATCATGAAGCTGGAAATTGAAGAAATTGCTGCTCTAAGATCATTTGTATTTTTGTGGTGTGGCTCTGGGGATGGTCTCGACCTTGGCAGAGTG TGCTTGCGCAAGTGGGGGTTCAGACGTTGTGAAGATATTTGCTGGATCAAAACTAATAAAGATAACCCTGGGAAAACCAAAACCCTGGACCCAAAAGCAGTCTTCCAGAGAACAAAG GAGCACTGCCTAATGGGTATCAAAGGGACAGTGCGCAGAAGTATGGATGGTGACTTTATCCATGCAAATGTAGACATTGATCTGATCATTACAGAAGAGCCAGAGATTGGGAACCTTGAAAAGCCTGTGGAAATATTTCACATCATTGAGCATTTCTGTTTGGGGCGAAGAAGATTGCACATTTTTGGAAGGGATAGTACAATAAGGCCAG GATGGCTAACTGTGGGTCCTAGTCTTACAAACAGTAACTTCAATGCTGAAACGTACAGCTCATACTTCTCTGGAACAAATGTCCATCTGACTGGCTGTACAGAAGAGATTGAGAGACTTCGTCCCAAAACACCACCACCAAAATCTAAGTCAGATCGAGGAGGTGGAGCCTCCAGAGGTGGAGGAAGAGGTGGCCCTTCAGCAGGACGTGGAGAGCGAGGAAGGGAAAGAAACAGAGGAAATTtcaggggagagagaggtggattCAGGGGTCGTGGAGGTGCTGCCCATCGTGGAGGATTTGCTCGGTGA